From the Papaver somniferum cultivar HN1 chromosome 2, ASM357369v1, whole genome shotgun sequence genome, the window TATGAGACGCGATGTACATAACCTTTTATTTGAGGGTTTACCTCATCCATTTTAGTGGTTTTCTAGTCTCACTGTAGGTGTATAATCACCAAACCAAGTTGTTTGATGTGCCTATTGGAGTTACTCTTAGTCAGTTGTTCCCACGAGGACACCCGTTAAACCTCTACACTAAATGGCTTAAGGGAAAAAAACGGCTCAATCCAAAACCGCCCCCAAAAATACGCTTTAGTCCAGACCTAGTTGTCTAGGTACAATTTAATCCAAGAATTGTGTAAAGACGCTGTTATCCTTCACACGCTTTTAATAAAGCACACGTGCAATGAAATGAATCAGTTTTATAACTGACACAATGAACCTGGTTGTGACACTTGAGCCTTGAATTAAAAACTGATAAAAACTGCGGGGTAACAGAAAAATACATTAACTCCAACATTTTGCtttatcagaaacttcagaagaaaaaaatcaaaaaaacttcagaagaaattttgcagacaaaccctagaaaatttgcagactaaaaccctaaaatcttacTCATCAAAACACCTAGATGGTTGAAGTATCAGTAACATCATGGTGAAAGGAAATAAATTAGTTTCAAAGAAGAACACACCAACAGTGGAAGATTCGacatcaactgaagaagaaaatacATCAGTTGCAGTAGAAGGaattcaaaaatcaacatcaccaacGACGAGATAAAAGTCAGCATTAAAAGATCCAACACCAATTTCATCCCCAACTCCATCAGTTGCAGCAGAAGAAATTCGAAAATCAGCAGGACCAAGGGAGATTTAAGAGAGCattagaagattcaacatcaatttcagtacCAGAAAATTCAAAAGCATCACCAGTTAAGATGAAATCAAAGActtcaacatcaatttcagtaccagaaacttcaaaaacatcaccaactaagaagaaatcaaagccttCAAAGCCTTCAACATCTATTAAAAGAAAAAGAGGTAACAATTCAAGTCCAGTTATGTCTATTTTTGAGAAATTTTTATGAGATTTCTTGTATAtatgtacagatctgtacaccactagactgttgcagtgattcatgtccagTTTTGTCTATTTTTTAGCAATTTTCATGAGTTTTGTTATTGGTGTTTACATACTAGTACACCATTAggctgttgcagtgattcatgtccagTTCTGTCTATTTTTGACCATTTTTTATGAGTTTTGTTGCTGGTGTGTACAGATTTGTAAACCAACATGTCATGCTATGTGAGTTTGTGAGTGGTTTTATGGTTAATGACATGTTATATGTGATTCATGGCATGTTATATGTGTTATGGAGTTGTTTCATTTCAGTTGTGTGTACAGATTTGTACACAAGCATTCTATTGCAGTGATTCATGGCATGTTGTGCTTGTTTTAAAGATGTTTCTGTAGGAGTGTACAGGGTTTTACACCATTGTGATGTTATAGTGATATATGGCATGTTGTGTGGGAATTATTGTTTCCCTTGTTATATTTATTATGTAGCAGTGTACTGGTTTGTACACCAGCATTTTTGTATGAGTATTATGTGTTGTGCTTCTCTTTTATTATTCCCATTTGTCTATTTTCGTAGATACAAACAAACcttataaatcaggttttcatgcaATCAATGATTTTGTGAACAAGCACCTTGAGGAGGATCCTGAAGTAAGGAAAAAGGATCCTGATAAAGTCTGGTTCACTGACGTTCAGTTAGAGAAGCAAAAGGAGAGACCTTTTTGGCCTATATTAGACGTCTTTGTTCACAAGAAagctgaaaagaaagaggagaaaaggtcagaaaagaaaaaggtgaacaagagagatgtgtggttcaagaaTCCAGAATCAATCTTGAAGGTTGTGAACCAGTTCCTCCAAGATAATTCAGGGGGAAATATCTTCGTTTTCAATACCGTCGAGGAGAAAAAGTTTGTGGAAGTAGAAAGTAAGCAAGGAGatttgttttcaatttttggaTTAGATGTGTGGTTCACTGATAAACCGAATGAAACTGAGGGATCAATATAGGTTGGGGAAACTAGATGTGGAGAATGAAATATTGCGTATAATGAAGTTAAATCCAAAGTTGGATAGGGAGATTGAGAGAAATGCTTAGAACTTGGTAGTGTTGTTTGGGATGTACCTGCGCATCATTGTTTTTTTTACCACAACAACTGGAAGCGCGATTACCAAGATCCAATTTTCTCACTACTTTGAATCGTTGGATCGAATGAAAAAAACCAACTGGCCAGTTCATATACATAAATATCTAATGGATAACATTAGGAAACATATCGACTTACCACTTAGAGTTAATGGTTGTATGGTATACCTGTTGGTGATTTTACATGTGTACATTGTTTTACACCAGTTTTAAGTTGTACCAATTTACATGCTTTGGTTCACTGTATTTGTTGGGTCCTAATATTTCTAACTCTTTACCTGTTTGTTAATGCAGTATTGGTTTACTGAACACAACAATAGTATGACGCCAAGCAATGAAAAAGGTTTCCCAAGGTTTCTAAGGTGGGTAATAAGTGACATCAGTACAACAATCGAGAAATACGTTAATGAAGCTATGAAAAAGGTAACTCGATAAATTTCTTACAATAATGATTTCTTTCTACATGCGTACATTAGATATACACCTTGATAAGGTTTACAAAATGGTGACAAAATTTTGTCATGTATACAACAATATACACCTGTAACACAGGTGTAAAAATATGTACACATGTGATCCATATtgatactttggcatgttttcagaTGCAACCAGGATGGGTAAAAGCTTGTAGTGATGAAAAGCAACAGATTATGGATGAGTACAGAAAGAATAGGCAAGAAAATAACAGATATGCACTGAAGGAAAAGCTGTACAAAGCACTACAACAAAGATATGAAGCATTGGAAGAGGTTTCTGACTTGCAGGTTAAACATGAAAAACTTgttagcttcattgaagaaaaaaGCAAAAAACTTTATGCAGCTGATCTAAGGAATGTGCAAGATGATAAGGAACTTGTTGATTTGTTTGTTGACTCCATGCAAGAAATCTTTTCATTTAACAAAGAATTAAATAGGGAGGATGAACGTGATGATGATGAGCAGGAGGAGGAGGAAGGTGAGAAAGGTGAGAAAAGTGGCAAAGGTGGTGATGTGGATGACAGTTatgatgatagtgatgatgatgatgatgatgatgatgatgaggaaggtgatAAAGGTAAGAGAAGTGGAAAAGGTGGTGATGTGGATGACAGTGATGAGGagcaggaggaggaggatgatggTGTCAAAGGTCGTGATGAGGATGAGGGTGGTGGGAAAGGTGGTGATGTGGATGACAGTGATGAGGAGCAGAAGGAGGAGGATGGTGGTGTCAAAGGTCGTGATGAGGATGAGGGTGGTGGGAAAGGTGGTGATGGGGAGcaggatgaggaggaggatggtggcAAAGGTGGCGATGAAGAGGAGGGTggtggcaaaggtggtgatgaGGAGCTGGATGAGGAGGAGGGTGGTGGCAAAGGTGGTGATCTACATGATGATGACAATGGCAAAGAGGGAAGCAAAGGTGGTTATGAGGAGGATAGAACTGAATCCTAAAAGAATGAAGTTCCATCTGAAACTCCTAAAAAGCTAAGGTATACATCACTTTTATTAAATATGGCagtcatttatttttatattctttatgtgtgtacatagttgtacaccagtatGCTAAAACTCATACCTTTTCTCAAAACTTGCATCTTTTAGCTCTATTTCATCAAAGACCAATGAGGGAAATGAAGAAAAGGATATGGATGATGGAAGTGAATATGACAAAGAAGTTGAGTCTGAAACTGCTAAGAATCCGAGGTATGATGATCTAAGCTcgcatttcttttcattttttgtatATGTAGATACTTGTACACCACTGATAAAAATCATACGAAATTGTATTTTTCAGCATGCCTCTGTCAAAGTCAAATTAAGAAGAGGATGGAACAAGGCTAGGAGTTGAGTCTGAAACTGCTAACAAGCCGAGGTATAAAGAAAATGATCTCAGCTCGCATTTCATTTCGTTTCTGTATATGTGTACCAGAATGTACACCTTAGTGATTTCTTGTGTGTGTGTTTACAGTAGTGTACAACTTTGTACAACCTAACaaaattgtattttttttccaGCACTTCTCTTCCAAATACAAATGAAATCCCTGAAGATCGACAAGACCGGATGGAACAAGGCTAGGAGTTGAGTCTTAAACTGCTAACAAGCCGAGGTATAAAGAAAATGATCTCAGCtcgcatttcatttcatttctgtaTATGTGTACCAGAATGTACACCTTAGTGATTTCTTGTGTGTGTGTTTACAGTAGTGTACAACTTTGTACAACCTAACaaaattgtattttttttccaGCACTTCTCTTCCAAAGACAAATGAAATCCCTGAAGATCGACAAGACCAGATGGACCTTGATAACCAGGATGTGAGGAATACTGCTCAAACTGCTGaaattgatgaagctacgatAATCGCAGCTGTACCCTAAATGCATGTTTCCAGTTGAAGGAGATGTATTTTTACTCACACAAGGAAAATAGACTTATACATCAATTGAGGACCTTCTAGATAACTTGTCTGAATCTGTGCTCGTAAagcttgaaaaaggttgttacagAACGACACCATCTGAAGTGAAGGAAAAGATGACAACCCTGATCCGACACGATTGTCCAAGCTTTTCATTGTTGAGCCAAGAAGATCCAAAAGAAGAGTCATcgcaaaaatcaatatccaatgaAGATGTACGAGAAACGATCGTTGTTGAAGCACTGCAGTTCATCCAACAACATGAAGATGAATTTTTTAGCAGTCAATAAATACAAGAGAAGAATACACCACTAGAAAAGACAAGAGCAGGGAAGATGAAGAAAGCAGAGatgttgagaaaacaagcatcTGGCAAGTTGTCCAAGACACCACCAAAGAGAGCTGCAAAGAAAAAACTACCTCCTGATTTCACTGCCGAGGGTAAAACCAGACAAGTTATGATTAAATTGGATTAAAAAGGCAAGGGTATCAAAGAGGGAGAAGAACCAGGTTATCCTACACCAAAAAGGATAAATGAAAATGAGTATCATCCTGCTCTCCCATTGCCAGATATTCTTCAATCAGAACTATACCAAGCCATGGAACCAGGACAGGAAAAAAAAGGATACAGAAATTCTTCGACTATGCAAGCCTGGAGTAAGTTCAGAAAACAATACCTCGCACTATACAAATGATTGAATCTTATTGAAAATAAATTATGTGCACCACTATGtacaccatgttaacatttcctCTATGATTCTGCAGCTCTGTAGCTTGGGAACTAACAAGACTCGAAAATCCAAGAGTCAGGGAAGAAATTCTGATTGTGGGAAAAGTACTTCGTGAACTCATGTTCAACAAATATCTGGACCAAGAGGTACTGCAGTTCTACATCCATCGACGTTGCACAACAATGCTCAGAGATAACTTTCGTCATCCAGATGATCAGAAGTACATGAGATGTGAAATAATGAGTCATACTGTATGTGTAAATTtctcaaaaacaaatcaaaaatgtcATATATAGATACTTTAATgatgtgtacatactagtacacctgATTGACATGGCGTGTTCTATGTGTTTGTTAGATTTTatttaggtgtgtacatagttgtacacctgtatcATACGTCATGGATACATCTATGTCATACATCTGTTTCCAGGCCTAAAATGTTTGATATGTAGCAGTGTATATGCTTCTTAGTTTTCTTGTCTAATTTAGGTGTAcctaattcattttattttccaacgAATTATTGATTACAACACTATGTGAAGAACAATATCATGAGCATTGTATAAAAACTTGTGGTTGATTTCATACGGGACATGCCTGACAATCTGGAAGTTCTTGTAGGAGTTCATTGGTCGCTTTTGAAGCTGAAGAGTGGAAGTGGTACAACTCGTTGCACTCAAACGAGGACTATAAAGATGATGCACAACAACTGGAAAATTTGGTGCAATTGGAACTCAACAATAAGAGAGCTTTATTGCACCTATAGAACCGCACGAAATAAACATCATGCAATGTTCTGCTCAAGAAATCAATCCAGACTGCCTCATATACACTTGCTACTTTATGAAACGAAGTATGAAGAAGATAAAGAGTATCGAAAGAGATCAACAGTGGGCTGAAGAAATTTGTCAGGGAATGAGAGCAACATTGGTGGCCAAGATGTTGAAAAAAGTCGGAGTGTATGAAAAGGTGTGAGATATAGCAAAGGATCAACATCACAAGGAGTGGCACCTGAGTAAGGAAATGCaaccattgaagaggaagaagagtttaTATTAAGCTTAATTATACAAGATCActttctgaatttcttctaaACATTTTCTATCTTTCAGACAacttttcaaatttcagtttttatcactttgtttatgacttatcaagaccttgaattaatatttttattagttttaatattGATGTTATTGATGTTACAAGTTAATGAGTTATCACTGCCATTGAAGTGTATATTACAGGTTTTGAAATCATAAGGTGTTCTTGATTGTGCACAGTTACTGACATATCAGAAAATATTTAGAAGGTGTACATAAAGGCACACATGTACTGATTGATTTGCATACTTTATCAAAAGTATAAAAATTGAAGACATAAAAATATTACTAAAATTTGTATATCATGCAGAACTGAAAACAGAAAAATTGAACATAGAAAAAGTAATTACTAATTATACATATCTGAAAACATAGAATATTACTAAACAAAATAGACTAGTAGCATCCATTGTGCACCAAGGTGTACATAGTGGTACACATATAAAAAGATAGGTAAGAAAAACTGAAGTTcacaggaaggtgtacataatggtacacatgtccTGGCACTAATTATCCACGCCAAAGAAAATTGAAAATACATTACCAAAAGTAAAGACCAAACACATATAatcttttgaaaaaatgaaacacagaaaaaaaacatcaaatcaTGGGGCAGGTAGCTCTGTTGTTGTGACCAAGGgtgaagcactttgtgcacatcataTGCCTCTTTTGCTTCTCCCAAGCATTCTTGATGTGTTCTTCGTCTACCAGGTGGAGGAACAGGAATAGGAACAATAATCCTATCATTAGGATCATAAGCCCGCGACTTGTCATGATTGGGGATTGGCAAGATGATCTCCTGGTATGTCCTGTTGTACCATTCAGTGGTgaagtatggctcaacaaatgaatAGATGTCCTCTCTCGTAGCTTGAATGGCAGCACAAGCATGTGCACAAGGAACACCATTAACTTTCCACATGTGACATGTACAAGTTTTCTGCAATAGATCTACAGTATGAGACCGGGGAGACGCGACTTCGTACAATCTTTCGATGGACTGAGTAACagtccaagtacgaccaatgtCGATGTTTTCCTTTAGTAACGCCTCATATATGGGAGTGAGCCTAGTGTTGAAATTTTCTAGACCTTTTATCCTTCTCTCAGAATTTTTCTtcataaccttcaaactaacataataaaaacacaaaatataaaatcaaaacatgatctaGAAGGAATACATataaaacatgtgtacaaaaatgtacacattaaggaaatccatgtgtacaaaaatgtacacacagttgcagaatcacaaataaAACATGTGTAAAAGTATCTAAGATCAAGCAAATCCATGTGTGCAATAATATAGACAGACAAACATTTCACAAGGGAAGATGTACAcatcaaagaaaataaatgaatgaaacactaaacataaaactcaccGTATCGCATCGAGAAGAGCAAAAGCAGACAACTTTTTGAATTCAATAATCCAGTTGTTGAAGGACTCGGCAAGAGTTGAAGATTAAGCACTATATCTGCATACATGGAAAAATGCATTTGCCCATTTCTCCTTTGGAATAGTCCTGATATAGTTAGCAACATGTTCACATACAATTGCATGCATGCCCAgcaaagcttcttcaaagttCGCTGTTGTATAAGAGTAAGcagctttgtaaaacaaatcaataacGGGCTTTGAATTCGCATCACCTGATCCAATGGGAAGATTGCACTTGATGTGGTAAAAGCAATAACTGTGATATGAATTAGGAAACTTTTTGGAATACCCTGCAAAATTCCTTCTCCacgatcactaaggaaaacaatGGGACGACCAGCGACAACTTGTTTAAGATTctccagaaaccaaaaccaattatcTTTGTTTTCAGAAGAAACAAGAGCAAATGAAAATGGGTAAAATTCATTGTTCCCATTGATACATGTTACAGCCATCAAAGCACCCTTGtatctaccagtaaggaaagtagcgtCCAAGTAAATCATCGGGCCTGAGATACCTATAACTATGCTTGCAAGCACCGAAACAAATGAAGATCCTCTGAAATCTTCTGTTTGCATGATCAACTTCAAACTTCACAATAGCTatcaggattagtttgctcaatgTCTTGGACATACCAAGTTAAATCGCTATACGACTTCTCGTCATCGCCAAATTGTTCTTCAAATAAATCTTCTTTACCTCtacgggcatggtgatacttgATATTGGAACCATTAGTCTTCTTAAAAAGTGACATGATCTGTTTGGGTTTTATACTAGGATCCCCCTGTATATTGTCAGCGATCAAACTCTTgactaacttggttgtcaccgcaggactcttcaacctcaaaccaacaccacagctaccaaaaaaaaatatcttgaataagtaatgtgcaccacaatgtacacctaatAATATCTCAAAACCAACACCACATgtatgaaaaaaagaaaacacagaCCAAGCAAGAATATCTAATTTCCATAAAAAGCCTACAACAAGTAATGTGACACTTAAAAATCCTACAACAAGAAATGTGtaccacaatgtacacctaaaacaaGTCTACATATAAAAGCCTAAAAACAAGAATTCGTAATGTGGACTAATATGAACACCACTAACCTATGAATACCAATGGAATCTTTCAGCACGAACCGAGAAATGTCACCATTGACAGGCCCAAAGTGAATCCTCTAACCACAATCATTTTCTGCGCACTTTGCAGTAAAACAAGTCTTGTCATTTTTAAGAATAATAATCTTGTGACCAGTATCCATCTTGTACTTATCAACAACAATTCTAACAGCTTTAACACCACCCATAAATTCTCTACCAACTTTGTCAAAAACATAAACCCATTCATCAATAATAAGAGGCTTGCCCTTGTCTACGTCATGATCTACCACCCTTACCATCTTAGGACTTTCATTTACACAAGAATTCGCAGTACTAGTACCATAAGTAGTGCTACAACCATAATTAGAACGAGAAGTATGATTCCGAATGACGTCAAcattcaaatagaaatcttcattCCCAATAAGAATAATAAGTGCAATTAAACCTTGCAGTTGTATATCACCTTGTACAAAAACTAATTGATCATTATCCATATAGCTGAAACGTATACTCCAAGGATCCAAAGACCTCCAATGCTTGCATGCAAAATGCTTCAATTCATCTACGATTATCGACGTATTAACACGAAAAACAACAGAATGgtcaccatgattcaaaacaacATTAATAAACTTCTGAGACATGTTCGATACCTCTACATATTagaaaataaatgataataaacatttgaaacttaaaacaa encodes:
- the LOC113350792 gene encoding acidic leucine-rich nuclear phosphoprotein 32 family member B-like translates to MDNIRKHIDLPLRVNGCMYWFTEHNNSMTPSNEKGFPRFLRWVISDISTTIEKYVNEAMKKMQPGWVKACSDEKQQIMDEYRKNRQENNRYALKEKLYKALQQRYEALEEVSDLQVKHEKLVSFIEEKSKKLYAADLRNVQDDKELVDLFVDSMQEIFSFNKELNREDERDDDEQEEEEGEKGEKSGKGGDVDDSYDDSDDDDDDDDDEEGDKGKRSGKGGDVDDSDEEQEEEDDGVKGRDEDEGGGKGGDVDDSDEEQKEEDGGVKGRDEDEGGGKGGDGEQDEEEDGGKGGDEEEGGGKGGDEELDEEEGGGKGGDLHDDDNGKEGSKGGYEEDRTES